One segment of Streptomyces sp. NBC_00576 DNA contains the following:
- a CDS encoding LacI family DNA-binding transcriptional regulator, with product MASHGARGRSGGRPTLEEVAARAGVGRGTVSRVINGSPRVSDATRAAVEAAVAELGYVPNTAARALAANRTDAIALVVPEPETRFFAEPYFSDMLRGVGAAISDTEMQLLLIFAGSDRERERLAQYLAAHRVDGVLLVSTHADDPLPDLLAQLEIPAVISGPRSAAETLTSVDSDNYGGGRQAAEHLLSRGRRKVAHITGRLDVYGAQRRVDGYRDALEAAGHEVDEDLIEPGDFTEEGGRRAMTRLLARCPDLDAVFAGSDVTAAGARQVLRELGRRIPDDVALVGYDDSAIARHMDPPLTSVRQPIVEMGRAMIDLLLEEVADRRPTASRVLERRRVVLPTELMTRTSS from the coding sequence ATGGCAAGCCACGGAGCGCGGGGCCGCAGCGGTGGCCGGCCGACCTTGGAAGAGGTCGCCGCGCGCGCCGGAGTGGGCCGCGGCACGGTCTCCCGGGTGATCAACGGTTCACCGAGGGTCAGCGACGCGACCCGCGCGGCGGTCGAGGCGGCGGTCGCCGAACTCGGTTACGTCCCGAACACCGCGGCCCGTGCCCTCGCGGCGAACCGCACGGACGCGATCGCGCTCGTCGTCCCCGAGCCGGAGACCCGCTTCTTCGCGGAACCGTACTTCTCGGACATGCTGCGCGGTGTGGGGGCCGCGATCTCGGACACGGAGATGCAGCTCCTGCTGATCTTCGCGGGCAGCGACAGGGAGCGCGAACGCCTCGCCCAGTACCTGGCCGCCCACCGGGTCGACGGCGTCCTGCTGGTCTCGACCCACGCGGACGACCCGCTCCCCGACCTGCTGGCCCAGCTGGAGATCCCGGCGGTGATCAGCGGCCCGAGGTCGGCTGCGGAAACCCTCACCTCGGTGGACTCCGACAACTACGGAGGCGGCCGGCAGGCAGCCGAACACCTCCTGTCCCGGGGCCGCCGCAAGGTTGCCCACATCACGGGCCGCCTGGACGTGTACGGCGCCCAGCGCCGCGTCGACGGCTACCGCGACGCCCTGGAGGCGGCGGGCCACGAGGTGGACGAGGACCTGATCGAACCGGGCGACTTCACGGAGGAGGGCGGCCGTCGGGCGATGACCCGCCTGCTCGCCCGCTGCCCTGATCTGGACGCGGTCTTCGCGGGCTCGGACGTGACAGCGGCGGGCGCCCGCCAGGTCCTGCGCGAACTGGGCCGCCGCATACCCGACGACGTGGCCCTCGTCGGCTACGACGACTCGGCTATCGCCCGCCACATGGACCCGCCCCTGACGAGCGTCCGCCAGCCGATAGTGGAAATGGGCCGGGCGATGATCGACCTCCTCCTGGAGGAGGTCGCGGACCGCCGTCCGACGGCATCCCGGGTATTGGAACGACGCCGGGTGGTGCTTCCTACGGAGCTGATGACCCGTACGTCGTCCTGA
- the orn gene encoding oligoribonuclease, with amino-acid sequence MNDRMVWIDCEMTGLSLSDDALIEVAALVTDSELNVLGEGVDIVIRPPDSALETMPEVVRQMHTSSGLLDELAGGTTLADAEAQVLAYVREHVKEPGKAPLCGNTVGTDRGFLLRDMSTLEAYLHYRIVDVSSVKELARRWFPRAYFNSPDKNGNHRALADIRESIAELRYYREAIFVPQPGPDSDTARTIAAKHVLPAAP; translated from the coding sequence ATGAACGATCGCATGGTGTGGATCGACTGCGAGATGACCGGTCTCTCGTTGTCCGACGACGCGCTCATCGAGGTGGCCGCACTGGTCACCGACTCCGAGCTGAACGTACTCGGCGAGGGGGTGGACATCGTCATCCGTCCGCCCGACTCGGCGCTGGAGACGATGCCGGAGGTGGTGCGGCAGATGCACACCTCGTCCGGACTCCTCGACGAACTGGCCGGCGGTACGACACTGGCCGACGCCGAGGCGCAGGTCCTGGCGTATGTGCGCGAGCACGTCAAAGAACCGGGCAAGGCCCCGCTGTGCGGCAACACGGTCGGTACGGACCGCGGCTTCCTGCTCCGGGACATGAGCACCCTGGAGGCGTACCTCCACTACCGGATCGTGGACGTCAGTTCGGTGAAGGAGCTGGCCCGGCGCTGGTTCCCGCGGGCGTACTTCAACAGCCCGGACAAGAACGGCAACCACCGTGCCCTCGCCGACATCCGTGAGTCGATCGCCGAGCTGCGGTACTACCGCGAGGCGATCTTCGTACCGCAGCCCGGCCCGGACTCGGACACGGCCCGCACAATCGCGGCGAAGCACGTCCTGCCTGCGGCGCCGTAG